A DNA window from Mycolicibacter hiberniae contains the following coding sequences:
- a CDS encoding PE-PPE domain-containing protein produces MFEAVTARSSHRRSGVRAALAAATVVAGVCGAPQLAPLAAMPGPLGVLLTADGGPLANSGIALIMGPSMMPTPSLQFAETVNELFLEPQGFAGQLQVLTTPQEPYMLDTSLATGAQILFDKVQELIESGQVDADNPVTVFGYSQSAALTTLAMEQLQEAGVPSSAVNFVLIGNSANPIGGMLVGFENVPEIARLMGQSDVTLGNPTPNDLYPTSIYTLEYDGYADFPKYASNIFSTLNAIMGMGIQHVAYMGLTPEQIAEATLLESSPDSTISSYMIESEYLPLLWPLLFVPVTGKPLYELMEPAMRILVNLGYGNIEHGWNDGPADVPTEVTMDPQVIDWNEVNAALAVAAQTGWNNFVDAILDPATYQVTEMIDNPALAPLLAAGDGVGLADSSDVQGMLQGLTNMMWESLVGQYLDPAYWEAQG; encoded by the coding sequence ATGTTTGAAGCAGTAACGGCACGGTCCAGCCACCGTCGGTCCGGGGTGCGGGCCGCCTTGGCCGCTGCCACCGTGGTCGCCGGGGTGTGCGGCGCGCCCCAGCTCGCCCCACTGGCGGCGATGCCCGGACCGCTCGGGGTGTTGCTCACCGCCGACGGCGGACCGCTGGCCAACTCCGGTATCGCGCTGATCATGGGCCCCAGCATGATGCCCACGCCCAGCCTGCAGTTCGCCGAAACGGTCAACGAACTGTTTTTGGAGCCGCAGGGCTTCGCCGGGCAGCTCCAGGTGCTGACCACGCCGCAGGAGCCCTACATGCTGGACACCTCCTTGGCCACCGGGGCGCAGATTCTCTTCGACAAGGTGCAGGAGCTGATCGAGTCCGGGCAGGTGGACGCCGATAATCCGGTTACGGTGTTCGGCTATTCGCAAAGCGCCGCGCTGACGACACTGGCGATGGAGCAGCTCCAAGAGGCGGGTGTGCCCAGCTCCGCGGTGAACTTCGTGTTGATCGGCAACTCGGCCAACCCCATCGGGGGCATGCTGGTCGGCTTCGAAAACGTGCCCGAGATCGCCCGGCTCATGGGGCAAAGCGACGTCACCCTGGGCAACCCGACGCCCAACGATCTCTACCCCACCAGCATCTACACCCTGGAGTACGACGGCTACGCCGACTTCCCCAAGTACGCCAGCAACATCTTCTCCACGCTCAACGCCATCATGGGCATGGGCATCCAGCACGTCGCCTACATGGGTCTGACCCCCGAGCAGATCGCGGAGGCGACGCTGCTGGAGTCCAGCCCCGACAGCACGATCAGCTCCTACATGATCGAGAGCGAGTACCTGCCGCTGCTGTGGCCCCTGCTGTTCGTCCCGGTCACCGGAAAGCCGCTGTATGAGCTGATGGAGCCGGCTATGCGGATCCTGGTGAACCTCGGCTACGGCAACATCGAGCACGGCTGGAACGACGGGCCCGCCGACGTGCCCACCGAAGTGACCATGGACCCGCAGGTCATCGACTGGAACGAGGTCAACGCCGCGCTGGCGGTGGCCGCCCAGACCGGCTGGAACAACTTCGTCGACGCCATCTTGGACCCGGCCACCTACCAGGTGACCGAGATGATCGACAACCCGGCGTTGGCGCCGCTGCTGGCGGCCGGCGACGGTGTGGGCCTTGCCGACAGCTCCGATGTGCAGGGCATGCTGCAGGGCCTGACCAACATGATGTGGGAGTCGTTGGTGGGCCAGTACCTGGACCCGGCCTACTGGGAAGCCCAGGGCTAG
- the eccB gene encoding type VII secretion protein EccB — MPLSLSNRDQNSGHLFYNRRLRAATTRFSVRMKHDDRKQTAAIVLSIVLILIGMGWMLLLNVLRPAGIVRTSSIVGDRDSGAIYARIDGRLYPALNITSARLAVGHAEPPTWVKPAEIAKYPTSPMIGIPGAPPSLIANTGAPSAWAVCDTAGSPRRAEPPVVTAIAGVVNPLGRAAPLAPDAAIMTRFQGATYVIWGGKRSQVDPADRATTLSLGLDPGTTAPVEISRALFDALPSTEPLRVPVIPLAGTPSQWVPGSQVGTVLETRTSSGGSQFYVLVPEGVQKISSFVADLIRSANSFGSVAPLIVSPDKLLKIPEVTTLPVEYYPHGRLTFVDTAADPTTCVAWEKASGDRQARITLYSGRGLPVSPETDSRIVRLVRDDRSPNSVVANQVLVLPGATNFIASTGGLPESDTREALFWVSPNGVRFGIAADTDTLQGLGLDPGSAQQAPWPLLRTFASGPELSRRAALLARDTLVAPGAVQPVVPSTQQGDSGGH, encoded by the coding sequence ATGCCGCTGAGTCTGTCGAACCGGGACCAGAATTCCGGCCACCTGTTCTACAACCGACGACTGCGCGCAGCGACCACCAGATTCTCCGTGCGCATGAAGCACGACGACCGCAAACAGACCGCCGCTATCGTGCTGTCGATCGTCTTGATCCTGATCGGCATGGGCTGGATGCTGCTACTCAACGTGCTGCGCCCAGCTGGCATTGTTCGAACGTCATCCATTGTCGGCGACCGTGATTCGGGTGCGATTTACGCGCGAATCGACGGGCGGCTGTATCCGGCGTTGAACATCACCTCGGCGCGACTTGCCGTAGGCCACGCTGAGCCACCCACCTGGGTCAAACCCGCTGAGATCGCCAAATACCCGACCAGCCCCATGATCGGTATTCCGGGCGCCCCGCCGTCATTGATCGCCAACACCGGCGCGCCGTCGGCCTGGGCTGTCTGCGACACCGCCGGCTCACCGCGCCGCGCCGAACCGCCCGTGGTGACTGCGATTGCGGGAGTTGTGAATCCCCTCGGACGCGCCGCACCGCTGGCGCCGGACGCGGCCATCATGACCCGCTTCCAGGGCGCGACGTACGTCATCTGGGGCGGCAAGCGGTCCCAAGTGGATCCCGCCGATCGAGCCACCACGCTCAGTCTCGGTCTCGACCCGGGGACCACGGCACCTGTCGAGATATCGCGGGCGCTGTTCGATGCCCTCCCGAGTACCGAACCCCTCCGCGTTCCGGTGATCCCGCTGGCAGGCACACCATCGCAATGGGTGCCCGGCTCCCAGGTGGGAACGGTGCTGGAGACCCGGACGTCCAGCGGCGGTTCGCAGTTCTACGTTCTGGTTCCCGAGGGAGTCCAGAAGATCAGCAGCTTCGTCGCCGACCTGATCCGCAGCGCGAACTCGTTCGGCTCGGTGGCGCCGCTGATCGTCAGCCCCGACAAGCTGCTCAAGATCCCGGAAGTGACCACCCTGCCCGTCGAGTACTACCCGCACGGCAGGCTCACATTCGTCGATACCGCGGCCGATCCGACGACCTGCGTGGCCTGGGAGAAGGCCTCCGGTGATCGACAGGCGCGGATCACCCTGTACAGCGGACGCGGCCTGCCGGTGTCGCCGGAGACGGACAGCCGGATCGTCCGACTGGTGCGCGACGACCGCAGCCCCAATTCCGTGGTCGCCAACCAGGTGCTGGTGTTGCCGGGAGCAACCAACTTCATCGCCTCCACCGGCGGACTGCCCGAATCCGATACCCGCGAGGCGCTGTTCTGGGTGTCGCCCAACGGTGTCCGATTCGGCATCGCCGCCGACACCGATACCCTCCAGGGCCTCGGCCTGGACCCGGGCTCCGCGCAGCAAGCACCCTGGCCGCTCCTGCGCACCTTCGCCAGCGGTCCAGAACTGTCGCGGCGCGCCGCACTGCTGGCCCGCGACACCCTGGTGGCGCCCGGGGCCGTACAGCCGGTGGTACCCAGCACCCAGCAGGGCGACTCGGGAGGGCACTGA
- the eccCa gene encoding type VII secretion protein EccCa, translating into MSKRAFVPVRLRVPEPKPVRVAPRAPDALPEREPRNLWVMIGIPALLVALIGTIVMLYVSGVRNLGSGMFPMVGMAGLAMLMFSGRFGRARKISWGEQEKNRRSYLRSLDSERDEIQKAVCAQRNAQELVHSTPLELGAVIGGPQMWERRRSDADFLDVRLGVGVQHAPDSVLSVQWPEIPVDEELEPVTGQALRDFILEQRKIRDIAKVVNLRSRPGFGFIGEDLDGIRSLLRSMLSGLAVFHNPLDVKLMVVTRHPELWSWMVWLPHNQHDELFDACGWRRLVFTSPTELEATLGADLHMKGKRGAWRPLSAPSPTTMASPLETGGAGPDLGPHLVIVDDNTGSPEAWESVVGRVGKEGITVLRVASRLGTGVGFGRDEIFELTKQPAPWNRADEAGAPDRKNRRGPSLPERPTLRAGGKFFAHADQLSVPRAYRYARAMARWSPTASVDVADAGSGALELLRALGIDDARELNVDRLWTERRSRGDERWAEIPVGAKPSGELQNIILRAKDFGGYGFHSVVIGTSGSGKSEFFLSLVYGIALTHSPETFNVIFVDMKFESAAQDILGIPHVSAALSNLGKDERHLAERMRRAIDGEIARRYRLFNSVGARDANDYEEIRLAGRDLEPVPVLLVVIDEYLELFQNHPKWIDLIIHIGQEGRGANVFFMLGGQRLDLSSLQKVKSNIAFRVALRAESGDDSREVIGSDAAYHLPSKENGFGLLKVGPRDLEPFRCFYLSAPFVVPKRKLPTGQTLDMTLTKPRLYTWQYQPLDAADAQALQDISATDAEPDEFLLHADGFKKKKIVDVLRESLIAADRKAPHLPWLPPLEISEPVDALVARHRGKPWHVDYGRNPGLVWPLAVKDIPEDAQQLVHCVDVLRSNIMVVGAKSRGKTTTLMTMMCSAALMYTPARVTFFCVGGATLGYAETLPHVADIVSPADREGVERTVATMAALISARQDAFRRDKIDINEFRERRFGAGGGESMAGTDAGDPYGDVFLVIDDFSDLYAADTMLGDRIIALSGVGPEYGVHLMTSASGWIHGQRQTLLQNSDVRIQLRLQNPGENEMGTASLDARDAAKRTVNRPGFGLTESPHEMLIGVPELAAEDGTGIGTRELGRRVAQVAGVTKHATLKRLPAAVALAEVLAYDVAQRPPAQAAPSIAFMIGEQHDLLPVPLMLAENPGMMILGRALCGKSATLAAIGEAVMARFGPGEAQITIIDPKTGPLRDLQGPGYIHAYAYDQDEIDETLTTLAQQILLPRLPAKGLSQEELRALKPWEGPRHFVLIDDVQDLRPAQIHPAKPPVGAALWKLMERGRQIGLHVFTTRNSSNFGQLEMDPWVKAQRAAKVPTLFMDNDPQNKVNRTVRAQALPAGRGLLVNDLEVEGVLVGVPSSMIHDFERQ; encoded by the coding sequence ATGTCCAAGCGCGCATTCGTTCCCGTCCGCCTTCGGGTCCCTGAACCCAAGCCCGTGCGGGTCGCACCCCGGGCGCCAGACGCACTTCCCGAACGCGAGCCGCGCAACCTCTGGGTGATGATCGGCATACCCGCCCTGCTCGTGGCGCTGATCGGCACCATCGTCATGCTCTATGTCTCCGGTGTGCGCAACCTGGGGTCGGGCATGTTCCCCATGGTGGGCATGGCCGGGCTGGCGATGCTGATGTTCTCCGGGCGCTTCGGCCGGGCCCGCAAGATCAGCTGGGGCGAGCAGGAGAAGAACCGGCGCAGCTACCTGCGCTCCCTCGACAGCGAGCGTGACGAGATTCAGAAGGCCGTCTGCGCCCAGCGCAACGCCCAGGAGTTGGTGCACTCCACTCCGCTGGAGCTGGGCGCGGTCATCGGGGGCCCACAAATGTGGGAGCGCCGCCGCTCCGACGCGGATTTCCTGGACGTTCGGCTAGGCGTCGGGGTGCAGCATGCCCCGGACTCGGTGTTGTCGGTGCAGTGGCCGGAGATCCCCGTCGACGAGGAGTTGGAGCCCGTCACAGGCCAGGCGTTGCGCGACTTCATCCTGGAACAGCGCAAGATCCGCGACATCGCCAAGGTGGTGAACCTGCGCTCCCGCCCCGGTTTCGGCTTCATCGGAGAAGATCTCGACGGGATTCGCTCACTGCTGCGTTCGATGCTCAGCGGGCTAGCGGTTTTCCACAACCCCCTCGACGTCAAGCTGATGGTGGTGACCCGGCACCCGGAGCTGTGGTCGTGGATGGTCTGGCTACCCCACAACCAACACGACGAACTGTTCGACGCCTGCGGGTGGCGACGCCTGGTGTTCACCAGTCCTACCGAACTCGAGGCGACGCTGGGCGCCGACCTTCACATGAAGGGCAAGCGCGGCGCCTGGCGGCCGCTCTCGGCGCCGAGCCCCACCACCATGGCCTCACCGCTGGAGACCGGTGGCGCCGGGCCCGATCTGGGTCCGCACCTGGTGATCGTCGACGACAACACCGGCAGTCCCGAAGCATGGGAGAGCGTGGTCGGTCGGGTCGGCAAAGAAGGCATCACGGTGCTGCGGGTGGCGTCGCGTCTCGGCACCGGTGTGGGCTTCGGCCGCGACGAGATCTTCGAGTTGACCAAGCAGCCGGCCCCGTGGAATCGCGCTGACGAAGCCGGCGCCCCGGACCGCAAGAACCGGCGCGGCCCGAGCCTGCCCGAAAGGCCGACGCTGCGCGCCGGCGGAAAGTTCTTCGCTCACGCCGACCAACTGTCGGTGCCGCGCGCTTACCGCTACGCGAGAGCAATGGCCCGCTGGTCACCGACCGCCAGCGTCGATGTCGCCGACGCGGGCAGCGGCGCCCTGGAACTGTTGCGTGCCCTGGGCATCGACGACGCCCGGGAACTCAACGTCGACCGGTTATGGACGGAAAGGCGCAGCCGGGGCGATGAACGGTGGGCAGAGATTCCCGTCGGAGCCAAGCCCAGCGGCGAACTGCAAAACATCATTCTGCGCGCCAAAGACTTCGGCGGCTACGGTTTTCACTCGGTGGTCATCGGGACCAGCGGCTCGGGAAAATCAGAGTTCTTTCTTTCCCTGGTCTACGGCATTGCGCTGACCCACTCGCCGGAGACCTTCAACGTCATCTTCGTCGACATGAAATTCGAGTCCGCGGCCCAAGACATCCTCGGTATCCCGCACGTGTCGGCGGCCTTGTCCAACCTCGGAAAGGACGAGCGGCATCTCGCCGAAAGAATGCGGCGCGCCATCGACGGTGAGATAGCCCGGCGCTATCGCCTGTTCAACTCGGTCGGTGCGCGCGACGCGAACGACTACGAGGAGATTCGCCTGGCCGGGCGGGATCTGGAACCGGTACCCGTACTGCTCGTAGTCATCGACGAATACCTGGAGCTGTTCCAAAACCACCCCAAGTGGATCGACTTGATCATCCATATCGGGCAGGAGGGCCGCGGCGCCAACGTGTTCTTCATGCTCGGCGGACAGCGCCTCGATTTGTCGTCCTTGCAGAAAGTCAAGTCCAACATCGCATTCCGTGTCGCCCTTCGGGCGGAGTCCGGGGACGACAGCCGCGAAGTGATCGGGTCGGATGCCGCCTACCACCTGCCGTCGAAGGAGAACGGCTTCGGCCTGCTGAAGGTCGGCCCGCGTGACCTGGAGCCGTTCCGCTGTTTCTACCTCTCGGCGCCGTTCGTGGTCCCCAAACGTAAGCTGCCGACCGGCCAGACCCTCGACATGACGCTCACCAAGCCCCGGCTGTACACCTGGCAGTACCAGCCGCTGGATGCAGCGGATGCCCAAGCGCTGCAAGATATATCGGCCACTGACGCGGAGCCCGATGAATTTCTGCTGCACGCCGACGGCTTCAAGAAGAAGAAGATCGTCGATGTGCTGCGTGAGTCACTCATCGCCGCCGACCGCAAGGCACCCCACCTGCCGTGGTTGCCTCCGTTGGAGATCTCCGAGCCGGTCGACGCCCTGGTCGCACGCCACCGGGGCAAACCGTGGCATGTCGACTACGGCCGCAACCCCGGCCTGGTGTGGCCGCTGGCCGTCAAGGACATCCCCGAGGACGCCCAGCAGCTGGTGCACTGCGTGGATGTGCTGCGCAGCAACATCATGGTGGTCGGGGCCAAGAGCCGCGGCAAGACGACCACGCTGATGACAATGATGTGTTCGGCCGCGCTGATGTACACCCCGGCGCGGGTGACGTTCTTCTGTGTCGGCGGCGCAACCCTGGGCTACGCCGAAACCCTGCCGCACGTGGCCGACATCGTCTCGCCGGCCGACCGCGAGGGCGTGGAGCGCACCGTTGCCACCATGGCAGCGCTGATCAGCGCCCGCCAAGACGCCTTCCGCCGCGACAAGATCGACATCAACGAGTTCCGGGAGCGCCGCTTCGGCGCAGGCGGTGGCGAGAGCATGGCCGGCACCGACGCGGGCGATCCCTACGGGGACGTTTTCCTGGTGATCGATGACTTCTCCGATCTCTACGCCGCCGACACGATGCTCGGTGACCGGATCATCGCCCTGAGCGGTGTCGGTCCGGAGTACGGCGTGCACTTGATGACCAGCGCCTCCGGCTGGATTCACGGTCAACGCCAGACATTGCTGCAGAACTCGGACGTTCGCATCCAGCTGCGGCTGCAGAACCCCGGCGAGAATGAGATGGGCACCGCGTCGCTGGACGCCCGCGATGCCGCCAAACGCACCGTCAACCGGCCCGGCTTCGGTCTGACCGAGTCGCCGCACGAGATGCTCATCGGGGTTCCGGAGCTGGCCGCCGAGGATGGCACCGGGATCGGGACCCGGGAACTCGGGCGCCGGGTTGCGCAGGTCGCGGGTGTCACCAAGCACGCCACACTCAAGCGACTTCCAGCGGCTGTCGCGCTCGCGGAGGTCCTGGCCTACGACGTCGCACAACGGCCGCCCGCCCAAGCCGCGCCGTCCATCGCGTTCATGATCGGCGAACAACACGATCTGCTTCCGGTCCCGCTGATGCTGGCCGAAAACCCCGGGATGATGATCCTGGGGCGAGCCCTGTGCGGCAAAAGCGCCACTTTGGCCGCGATCGGCGAAGCAGTGATGGCACGCTTCGGCCCCGGGGAAGCCCAGATCACGATCATCGACCCGAAAACGGGCCCGCTGCGAGACCTGCAGGGTCCGGGGTACATCCATGCCTATGCCTATGACCAGGACGAGATCGACGAGACACTGACCACGCTTGCCCAACAGATACTGCTCCCCCGGCTGCCCGCCAAGGGGCTCAGCCAGGAGGAGCTACGGGCGCTCAAGCCCTGGGAGGGGCCACGGCATTTCGTGTTGATCGACGACGTGCAGGATCTGCGCCCCGCACAAATTCATCCGGCGAAGCCACCGGTAGGTGCGGCGTTGTGGAAGCTGATGGAGCGGGGCCGTCAGATCGGACTGCACGTTTTCACCACCCGGAACTCGTCCAACTTCGGCCAATTGGAGATGGACCCCTGGGTGAAGGCGCAACGCGCCGCCAAGGTGCCCACGTTGTTCATGGACAACGACCCCCAGAACAAGGTCAACCGCACGGTACGGGCTCAGGCGTTGCCCGCCGGCCGCGGACTGTTGGTCAATGACTTAGAGGTTGAGGGCGTTCTGGTAGGAGTCCCGTCGTCGATGATCCACGATTTCGAACGACAATAA
- a CDS encoding WXG100 family type VII secretion target gives MAAIVVTPELMRTTASKLSQHIEHAQAIANQYLADHENILGASTWAGAGSQASLTTAAQIHDDMQKVLIGGSRLTEGLNQAAALMESHESHSEHAFHSLFGGQSA, from the coding sequence ATGGCAGCCATTGTCGTCACGCCCGAATTGATGCGGACCACCGCGTCAAAACTGTCGCAGCACATCGAACATGCGCAGGCGATCGCCAACCAGTACCTGGCCGACCACGAGAACATTCTGGGGGCGTCGACGTGGGCGGGCGCGGGGTCACAGGCCTCGTTAACCACCGCCGCACAGATTCACGACGACATGCAAAAGGTCCTCATCGGCGGCAGCCGGCTGACCGAAGGTCTCAACCAGGCCGCGGCGCTCATGGAATCCCACGAGTCCCACTCCGAGCACGCTTTCCACTCGCTGTTCGGCGGCCAGTCCGCCTAA
- a CDS encoding PE domain-containing protein, translating into MFSVEPEAVLASSGVEAAITAETQAAASAASPALLGVLPMGNDPDSIAFHAALLASGGEYLGIVAEHSAQRGLYSGAQATAAGVYGATEALRAATVALGG; encoded by the coding sequence ATGTTTTCTGTAGAACCGGAAGCGGTCCTGGCTTCATCGGGAGTCGAAGCCGCAATCACCGCCGAAACGCAGGCGGCCGCCTCGGCCGCCAGCCCGGCGTTGCTGGGGGTTTTGCCAATGGGTAACGACCCCGATTCCATCGCATTCCATGCGGCCCTGCTGGCCTCCGGCGGCGAATACCTGGGCATCGTCGCCGAGCATTCGGCGCAGCGCGGCTTGTACTCCGGCGCGCAAGCCACCGCCGCAGGTGTGTATGGCGCCACCGAGGCACTACGGGCCGCCACCGTCGCGCTCGGCGGGTAG
- a CDS encoding PPE domain-containing protein — MADPGWAARTPETNDMLIKSGAGIPAMLANGAAWSALGVAHHASGIASAVNTALTSLRWIGAGSEGSVLNATLLNVALHGLAGWVDVKAPIVAAAVEAYQLAYASMRTTAECEENRIETATDYAINPSVLGALTPRIASLEYQYYGLFWPNNAAVGASYGATLTALTASLTVPAPVASMGASPAAPAAAASAVGEAASQAAAGGAMRAAHASTSTATNAAGQSAGAAQSMGDPMGSLLGPVQQIGSTLTQAPQSLGQLPQSMLSPMQSLMGMFMNPNALGGALNSPGATGLPATATLANATTSSGGVAAGGPGAPVSAFTRPVSAFDSGGGRPVGLRPSGALGSVETSRLTTTGATGMGGMPIAPAAAGAGGRTNNGQSDRTTTVRVIDDRV, encoded by the coding sequence ATGGCCGACCCGGGGTGGGCCGCCCGCACACCGGAGACCAACGACATGTTGATCAAATCCGGCGCGGGCATTCCGGCCATGCTGGCCAATGGCGCCGCATGGTCGGCGCTGGGTGTGGCTCATCACGCGTCGGGAATCGCCTCGGCGGTCAACACGGCCTTGACCTCGCTGCGGTGGATCGGAGCCGGATCCGAGGGATCAGTCCTCAACGCAACCCTGCTGAACGTCGCCCTGCACGGCCTGGCGGGTTGGGTAGACGTCAAGGCCCCCATCGTCGCTGCGGCCGTCGAGGCCTACCAGCTCGCCTATGCCAGCATGCGCACTACCGCCGAGTGCGAAGAGAACCGGATCGAGACCGCAACCGACTACGCGATCAACCCGTCGGTGCTCGGGGCCCTGACGCCGCGGATCGCTTCGCTCGAATACCAGTACTACGGCCTGTTCTGGCCGAACAACGCCGCGGTGGGAGCGTCCTACGGAGCGACGCTGACGGCGCTCACCGCCAGCTTGACGGTTCCCGCTCCGGTGGCGAGTATGGGCGCTTCCCCGGCAGCTCCCGCTGCGGCGGCCAGCGCTGTCGGCGAGGCGGCCTCCCAGGCCGCTGCCGGCGGCGCGATGCGCGCCGCCCACGCCAGCACGTCTACCGCGACCAACGCTGCCGGCCAGAGCGCCGGCGCCGCCCAGAGCATGGGCGACCCGATGGGTTCCCTGCTGGGCCCGGTTCAGCAGATCGGCTCGACGCTGACCCAGGCGCCGCAGTCGCTGGGTCAGCTGCCGCAGTCGATGCTGAGCCCGATGCAGTCCCTGATGGGGATGTTCATGAACCCGAACGCGCTAGGCGGGGCGCTCAACTCCCCAGGGGCCACCGGGCTTCCCGCCACGGCGACGCTGGCGAACGCCACCACCTCCTCCGGTGGCGTCGCGGCAGGCGGGCCGGGCGCGCCGGTCTCTGCGTTCACCCGGCCCGTGAGCGCCTTCGACTCCGGTGGCGGACGTCCGGTGGGATTGAGGCCCAGCGGCGCGCTGGGTTCGGTCGAGACGAGCCGCCTGACGACCACCGGCGCCACGGGCATGGGGGGCATGCCCATCGCTCCCGCGGCGGCGGGAGCCGGCGGCAGGACCAACAACGGCCAGTCGGACCGGACCACCACCGTGCGCGTTATCGACGATCGGGTTTGA
- a CDS encoding MFS transporter has translation MSLLLPPRAPEPAAPNPAGTPEESRRLMRRAIAASAIGNATEWYDYGVYAVVATYLTEAFFPNALGSLGTMLGFAVSFVLRPLGGLVWGPLGDRFGRKSVLVATIMLIAVATTLIGLLPTYASAGWWAPVLLIALRVVQGFSTGGEYGGAATFMAECAPDNRRGAYGSLLEFGAVGGFVFGTAVVLALEAMLTHDQMAAWGWRIPFLLALPLGVLGLVLRSRMPETPVFAECAITGSARDRLVDLLTNYTRPILVTFALMVALNIIDYTLVTYQPTYLHATAGLDARSRTAVVLVGELAMMACIPLAGAWSDRIGRKPLWRGSLLGFAVLALPMYWLMGQGFGFAVLGFTVLSVLFAAPMSTVASTFPALFPTQVRFAGFAVADNAAVALFGGTAPVLADSVITHTGWQLFPAAYLMVAAVIGLIALRFLPETAGYSLRGTEMPAVRADFERNLAA, from the coding sequence GTGAGTCTGCTGTTGCCGCCGCGCGCGCCGGAACCGGCTGCCCCGAATCCGGCCGGCACTCCCGAGGAAAGCCGGCGCCTGATGCGCAGAGCCATCGCGGCATCGGCGATCGGCAACGCGACCGAATGGTATGACTACGGTGTCTACGCCGTCGTGGCGACCTACTTGACCGAAGCGTTCTTTCCGAACGCGCTGGGCAGCCTCGGCACCATGCTCGGCTTCGCGGTCTCCTTTGTGCTCCGGCCGCTGGGCGGCCTGGTCTGGGGACCCCTGGGAGATCGGTTCGGCCGCAAGTCCGTTCTGGTCGCAACCATCATGCTGATCGCGGTGGCCACCACGCTCATCGGTCTGTTGCCCACCTACGCCAGCGCGGGCTGGTGGGCGCCGGTGCTGTTGATCGCGCTGCGGGTGGTGCAGGGATTCTCAACCGGCGGCGAATACGGCGGCGCCGCAACGTTTATGGCCGAATGCGCGCCCGACAACAGGCGCGGGGCCTACGGCAGCCTGCTGGAATTCGGTGCCGTCGGCGGCTTCGTGTTCGGCACCGCCGTGGTGCTGGCATTGGAGGCGATGCTCACCCACGACCAGATGGCGGCCTGGGGCTGGCGCATTCCCTTCCTGCTCGCCCTGCCGCTTGGCGTGCTGGGACTGGTGCTGCGCTCCCGGATGCCGGAGACGCCCGTGTTCGCCGAATGCGCGATCACCGGCTCGGCCCGCGACCGGCTGGTGGACCTGCTGACCAACTACACGCGACCTATCTTGGTCACCTTCGCCCTGATGGTCGCGCTGAACATCATCGACTACACCCTGGTGACCTACCAGCCGACCTATCTGCACGCCACCGCCGGCCTCGACGCACGCAGCAGGACGGCGGTGGTTCTGGTGGGGGAGTTGGCGATGATGGCCTGTATCCCGCTGGCCGGCGCCTGGTCGGATCGGATCGGGCGCAAACCGCTGTGGCGCGGCTCGCTGCTGGGGTTCGCGGTGCTGGCGCTGCCGATGTACTGGCTCATGGGGCAGGGTTTCGGTTTCGCGGTACTGGGATTCACCGTGCTCAGCGTGCTGTTCGCGGCGCCCATGTCCACCGTGGCGTCCACCTTCCCGGCGCTGTTTCCCACGCAGGTCCGCTTCGCCGGCTTTGCCGTCGCCGACAACGCGGCCGTAGCACTGTTCGGCGGCACCGCGCCGGTGCTGGCCGACTCGGTGATCACCCACACCGGCTGGCAGTTGTTCCCGGCGGCCTACCTGATGGTGGCCGCGGTCATCGGGTTGATCGCCTTGCGGTTCCTGCCCGAGACGGCCGGCTATTCGCTGCGCGGCACCGAGATGCCTGCCGTGCGTGCCGACTTCGAACGCAACCTGGCCGCGTGA